Within Thermococcus indicus, the genomic segment TCTTTTAGCAGAATCTCGATTACAAATATTGGGATTGGAGCCTGTTTTCGGTTTTTGGAGTCGTTTTGATTTAAACTTTTTTAGAAAGTAAAGTGCTAAGTCTTTAAAAATTGTAAAATTTCAGACATTTTGGGAAACGCCTTCCGGAACCTCTTCAAACCAAATCAGGTTTCTAAGAGCGTTTTCGGCCCGGTTAATCGTTCTGATCCGAGCTTTAGAATCCGGACTTTTTAATCCCTTTTTGAGGCTTTTCAAGGCTTTTCCAGGAATCCCGATTACGAATTTCTTGAGGCGGAAGTGTGTTGACGGTTTAAGGCTTTTTCCTTCCGGACTTTTGTTGTTCGTAAAGCGCTTGATCAAAGGCAGTATTAAAATCTTCGATGGGGCTTTGTTTGGCGGTTCGGAAATTCTGGGTGGTGTTCTGGGGTTGTGGGGCTTTTTTATTCCTTTGTTTTATTCGTTGGATCCTTTTCTCTCTCCGTGATGCCTTTGGGGTTGTTCCAGTTGAATTCCTTTCTGGAGAGCGCAAGTTTTTTAAGAGGTTGTTTTGTATTTTTATTCGCCCGAAGGGACTTTCGGAAGTATGGTTTACGCAGAACATAGTTGTTTGGAAACTACTGTACCGTCTTTGAGTAGTCCAATGTTCCCATTGTATGTTTACGCAGAACATAGTTGTTTGGAAAAAGCGGGCCAAGGTTAGCTACTATTTCGAATCCCCACTGGGGAGAAACAGGTAAAGCCAGTTGCCCCGCTCTCAAGAACCCCTGTCCCCGAACGTGCTACCGAGTTCTCTTCTGTTCCTCAGTGCCCACACTCAGAAAAATTTATATATCCTAATCTCTGCCTTATGAAGAGGGCTTCCGCGATGAAGTATCCCCTCTTTATAACCCAGCATGGTGAACTGAGGCGCGAGAGCAATGCCCTCATCTTTTCGGGTGAACTGGTGAAAAGACCAATCCCACTCGCCCAGATTAACGAAATCCACTGTTTGGCCAGGGTCTCACTGACGAGCGGTGCCATCGACCTGCTCAGCGAGAAAGGCATTCCCGTCCATTTCTACACCACGAGGGGCGACTACAAGGGGCCGTTCATCAACGACGCCTCACCGAGGGGAAAGCTCCACCTGAGCCAGGCCGAGCATTACCTGAACCCTGAAAAGAGGCTTTACCTGGCTAAAGAAATCGTCGAGGGAATCCAGAACACGATGGCCTTCGTTCTCTCGCGCTGGGGTGTCAATCCGGTAAAGCTCAACTCCGTAACTGTTGATGGAGAGAGCGTCGAGGAAATAATGGGCAAGGAGGCCGAGCTGTGGAGCCACTTCTACCGCTACTTCGGTGAGGCCATAGAAGTTGATGACTTCAGGAGAACCAGGAGGCCTCCTGAGGACGAGGTGAACGCGCTGATAAGCTACGCCAACGCCGTAACCTACGGACTGGCCTTCTCCTCCAGCGTTAAGGCCGGCCTCGATCCTTCGATAGGCTTCCTCCATGCTGTGAACGACAGGAGGCATTCCCTTCCCCTCGATTTAGCAGACATCTTCAAGCCCCTCTACGTCTTCTCCACGGTCAAGGCGATGCTGAAAACAAACGGGCTGAAAAGTTCCGACTTCTCGAAGAAAGGAAAAGCCGTCTACCTCTCCAGGGAGGGCAAGAGAAAGCTCCTATCTGCCCTGACAGACACCCTCAGGAGAACTGTCTACTATAAGCCCTGGAAGAGGAGCATGAGCTACCGCTTCATGATGGATTACGAGGCCCGAAGACTGAAGAGGCATCTCCTCGGAAGGGGTAAGTATAAGGCCTTCAGGCCGTGGTGGAGATGAGGTACTACATAGTCGTCTACGACGTCAACGAGAAGAGGGTCGTGAAGGTGCACCGCGTGCTTAGGGCTTACCTCCAGTGGCGCCAGAGGAGCGTCTTCGAGGGCTACCTGAGCGACGACGAGCTGGCGGAGCTAATCCGGAAGCTGGACAGTATAATCAACGAGTCGGAGGATTCCGTTGTCTTCTACTCCCTCCCGAATGATAAAATCGTCAGGAGCTTTCACATTGGCGCTCCTCCCGATAGGTTTGAGAACGTCCTGTGAGGTGTTCGCATGTATAGGGCCGAGTTCGAGCTCGAAACGATTACGCCCCTTTTCATGAGGGGTGCCGACCAGAGTAAGGCCGAGTTCCGTCCAGCGAGCGTCAAGGGAGTGATGCGGTGGTGGTTCAGGGCTCTCACTCATGCTGTTCTCCTGGGCAACGTCGGGGAGAAGGATGCGCTTTCCATTGTGAAGGGCCTGGAGTCTAAGCTCTTTGGGAGCACTGGCCAGAGGTCTCGTGTTTTGATCAGAACGTCATTCAAAAAGAAAGGGGAAGTTGATGTTCGGGAACTGGGGGCGAGGTATCTGAGCTTCGGCCTCTCTGGCGGGGGGCTCGTTGGAACGGCAAGGATCGAACTTCTCTCCCACAAACGCGAATACCTTGAAATGGCAAAGGTAGTTGCGGAGGTTGCCTTTGCCTTCGGTGGACTGGGGGCCAGAACGACCCGTGGAATGGGGAGCGTTCAGCCCCTCGGTGAGGGAGTAACACCATTATACCTTAAGAATGTTTATCAATCGGCCGTTGAGGTCGTCGGTGATTACTTTGGGTATAACCTGAATAGAGCATCCAAGGCTGAGCTTCCCGAGTTCCCTGCGCTCCACCCGAGGTTCTTCAGGGTTAAGCTCGGCTCGGAGAAATACACCGTCCCCTACGGCAGTGGCAGTGCCCTCTCGGCAATAGAAAGAGAGTTTCACAGATTCAGGCACAGTGGTCCAGAGCACGAGAGAATGATTAAGGGTAGATGGATATCGTACAGGATCACAGCGCAGTATGATGCGGTTAAGAAAGCTTATAATGGCGATTCCAATGTTGAACTTCCCTACTCAGCCTTTGGTCTTCCCCACCAGTACAACTTCTTTTCCTCCAATGTTAGGGGTCTGATGATAGAGGGTGAGGTTCATGGAAGACGGGCCTCCCCGGTCAGGTTCAAGGTGGTGAGGGACTCTAACGGAAAATACCGTGTGATGATCATCTACCTTAAGTACAGGTTCCTGCCTGCGGATGAAAGGTTAAAGGTAAGGATTAGGCGGAATACCTTGGCAAAGGGCATCCCACAGCCAGATTACAGCGCAGTCGAACGCTTCGTTGGTAATTTTTCAGGTTTGGAGGTGTTCCAATGAACCCCTGGAACTCCTACGCTCGGGCCCTCAGGGAGGTTGCTCCTTCAAAACTTCTCGGGAGCTTGATTGGGAGAAACGACCTCCCAGAGGAGTGGAGGCACCTTTCAAGCTATCCGGCTCTGGAAAACCCAGAGCTTGATAAGTTTGTTCTCAAGCACCCCATAAGCGCCGACGGGAAGCCCCTTGAGAACCTCAGCGTTTTCTGGTTCAATGCCAGCGATGAGCAAAGGGGGCGCTTCTTGGAAGCAATATCGAGGGCGGAGGAAAGAATTGCCACCGAAATAGAGAACTCTTCCTCTGTCGAAAAATTTGCAAAGCTATGGAACGGCCTGCCAGCGAAGCTGAAGGAGGAATACAGGAAAGTTCTTGAAGAGGGGAGATTTAAAAACGCCGATGCAATCGCTGAAGAGCTCGTTCATTTTCCAGCCGAGCCGGCTTTACCCGACCACGACTGGCTGAGCAGGCTGGACGTTTACGCCCTCGTGAGAACAGGAAAGGTCAAGCTTCTCCGCTTCAAGCTCTCGCCGGTTCAGGGGTTCATAGCCAACGCGAGAACCGAGCGGGACCTCTGGGCCGGCAGCCACATGCTGAGCCTGCTCACCTATCTCGCCATCTCGGAAATCTGGCGCTCCTTTGGACCGAACGCCCTTGTGATCCCCCATCTAAGGGGCCAACCTTTCTTCGAGCATGAGCTTGATCTCAAGTCCCTGGAAGAGGAGCTTCACGTCGCCAACATGCCCAACAAGATCCTGGCTATGGTCCCAGAAAGTGCCAATATTGAGGCATTGAGGCACAGGATAGAATCCAGGCTCAGGGACTTCATGGAGACCATCTTCCGCTCCGCCTGGGAGTTCTACGACATGGACCTGGAGTTCAAAATGGAGAGCGTTTACCTTGACACCATTAGGGGACACTTCTCCGTAACCGTTGAGACTGTTCCTCTGGTGAAGCTCAATGAAGTCATAGAGGAGCCTCTTCGAGCTTACCTTGAAAAGCTCCCCGACGAGTTTGAGGGAGACGTTCACCATTACCCAGAGCTATTTGCGGTTCTTGACCAGAAGACCGATTTCTCCTCCCTCAACCATGAGAAACCTGAACAGCCAATGGGATTCCGGTGCACGCTGTGCGGTGAGCACCTTGCCATAGGGGGAAGAGCCAACTACAAGGCTGTCTCAAAGGCGTGGGAAGAACTCAGGAAGCGCCTCACGATCAGGAAGGTTTACGACATCAAGGACAAGGAGCGCCTCTGCCCCGTCTGTCTCGCAAAGCGCTTCTATCCGAGGTTCTACTCCCTGTGGGTAGATGACTTCTCATGGGTTTCACGGGACTTCGGAGCGATTGCCAAAAAGACCAAACAGTCCGGGAATCTCAGGTTGAAGCGCTTCCGCTCGGTCAGTGAGGTTGCGATGAGGAGGCCAACGGAGAAAGCCTGGAGGCTCTTTGAGAGGGGCGAACTGGAGGTAAACGGAAGGCCCGTTACCTGGTACGATGTCTTCCTTTATATCGCCCTCGACTTCGTCCAGGAATGGCGCGGAACCTTCTCAAAGCCTACCTTCTCGGGAACCATTGCGGGGGAGTTTGAATCAACGCTGAAAAATCTGGAGAAAGAGTTTGAGCCACTCTTCAGGAATCTGTCCCCGAACTCTGAGGCCCTCTACGTGGAGAACATCAGAGACACCGAAGCCCTGGCCAAGGTATACGGGGTCGGGATTCAGGAGTTGCCTGAGAACGTCAGCCTGGACTCAATAGCAGCGATAATTTCCCGGATATCTGAACTGATAGGGGAACCCCCCAAGTACTACGCGGTTCTCAAGATGGACGGCGATAACATGGGAAAGGTTCTCAGTGGTTCAAAGGCTGTGAAGGACGTTGGGGAATACTTTGTCAGTGAATCTAAAGTCGGCGCACTCAGACCAGTCACACCGGTAATCCACACAGCGATAACCCGTTCCCTGAGCAGGTTCGCCGTTGGACTGGTGCCGAACGTTGCCGAGACCCACGACGCGGAGCTTCTCTACGCGGGTGGCGACGATGTTCTGGCTCTCGTGCCCATTGACAGAGCGTTTTCCCTGTCCTACGATGTCCGGGGAGAGTTCAGCGAGAACTGGATTGGCCACGAGCCCCTCCAGGGCGACACAAGAAGCATGAGCGGCGGGCTTTTAATAAGCTATTACAAGGAGCCTCTCTACGCTATTATCCCGGATGTTAACAAACTCGAACACCTCGCCAAGGAATCCGGGAGGAACGCCCTGGCCATCGGCTACAGGAAGCACAGTGGAGCGTTCTACAAGGTGGTCGTGAACTGGGAGACCTTCGAGAATGCCCGCTACGTCTATCTCCTCGATGCCCTTAGGAATGGAAAGCTCAGCAGAAAGCTGGCGTACGAACTGAACACGGAAACGTGGCCCAACGAACCATGGGCCGTTCTCAACCTGCTGAAGTACGAGTTCAGTAGGCACTCGAATTACGGGAGGGACGAAAGAGAAGAGTTCACCAAGATCCTGGCGTCTTTCCTATGGCTCGTAAAAAACGTGAGGGTGGTTCTAACGAGGGAGGAGCTGGGGGCAACAACGGAAAAGTCCCCCGAGGAAGTGAACAAGGAGATAGCGAAAGTCGTGGCCAGCGACCCGGAGAGAGAATTCATCAGCCCGTTTAATAGCGTTGTCAGCGTTGCCAGGGCGCTGGTGGAGAACAGAATGCCAGAGGCGATTGCAGAAAAGCAGTGGTTTGACGTGCTCTCCGAGAAGGTAGGGAGCAGAGTAGCTGGGATGGTGGTGAAAAAACAGGTCGCCGGAGCGGCCGTGCTCCTCAAAGTTCTCCTCGAAACGGGGGTGAGGAAATGATTGAGATAATCCCCAACGACGTTCTCTTCTTCAGAGAGAGCCGGGACTTCACAGCCGGTCAGAACCACGTGGGCAGGACGATTGAGCCACTCCCCCACACCGTTGCCGGAGCGCTGATGGGAGCGCTCTTTGTGAGGGATCATCTGGAGATTCTCAACCTGGAAATCTCAGACGGTAGGATCGTGAAGGTTTCGGAAAACGGGGGCAACTGGCATCCAGGCTTTTCAATAGAGGGAGTTTTCTTCCACGACGGCACGGGACCACTCTTCAGAATTCCGATGGACATCGTTGAGACCGAGGGCGGCATCGCCGAGCTGAGGCCATATAATCCCATTGAAGGGGAGCGTGCCGTTTTCGCCCGCGGAAATGATGGTTCCAGAACTCTGAGGTTCTCACCGCTCAACGGCTTTACGAGCTGGGATTTTATCAGGGGATACCTTGAAGGAAGGCCAAACTTCGATGGAATTCACGCCGAGATACCATATGTGAAGGAGGAACGCGTTGGGATAGCCCTTGACAGATCAAGAACGACGGTGCGAGGGTTACTCTACAGGGCCGAGTTCCTTAGACTCCTTGAGGTGGAAAGAAGGTTTAGAATAGCTGTTTACCTTTCCCAAGGTGACGAAGAGAAATTGATGGAAGCGCTAGGGAAGGAGGGGAAGCTGAAGCTCGGGGGCGAATCGAGGTTCGCGGGCTTCAGGTTCACCGACGGAAAATTGCCCGCTGCCATGGGCAGAAGCGTCAATGCAGGCGACATCATAAGGGTTTATCTGGCCACGCCCGCCGTTGGAAAGGTGGAGGAACTGAAGGAAGGGATAACCTCCAGGCTGGGAGGTAAGGTCAGGTTCCTTAGGCTCTTCACAGGACGGAGAATACTGGTTACAGGATGGGACATGGTTGAGAGGATGCCAAAGCCCCTCAAGTACGCCCTGCCAGCAGGGACGGTCCTCTGGTTCGAGGCAAAGGAGCCCCTTAACATTTCCGGAAAGCTCCGTATCGGCGAGATGACATGGGCCGGTTACGGTCTTGTCTTCATGGGGGTGCTAGGTTGAAAAGGGTTCTTGTGGCTACCTGGGGGAACCCGTTCCAGTGGGAGGCCATAGAATACAGCGCTGATTGCAAATCGCTAGGACTCAGCGACTGTCAAAATGTGAAGGAGGAAAACGTGAGCACGCTGCCTGTTCTTTTGAAGGCCTTGAAACCTCAGAAAACCATAATACTCGTCCTTGACACCCTGGCGAACCTGACGCTCAGGAACGACGTCCCAGCTAGGAAGATGGAAAGCTACGATAACGTCAAGGCGGACGTCGAGGAAAGGGTCAGGTGGTTCATAGAGAACCGCGTAAATCCATACATGAGTGAAGAGGACCGCGCCCTGCTCGATGACGTCGAGATAGTGGTTCTGCCTGGTGTTGGAGAGTTCAGCAACGTCAGCGTGGAGGGCGACGTTCTTGACTTCTACTCCTCTGTCCTGAAGGTTCTCGCCGAGAGGCTCCCGGTTGAGGACACCGAAGTAATCCTTGACTTAACCCACGGGATAAACTTCATGCCTGTTCTGACTTACCGGGCGCTCAATGCTCTGCTCGGTATACTAGCTTACCTCCGCACCGCGAGGCTGTACGTGGTAAACTCTGAACCCTTCCCTCAGGGAGAAAGGGAGTGGAAGGAGAAAATAAAGCCCCTCTCTGTTCTCAACATGAAGCTCGTGGAGTACCTTGAGCTGAGGCCCAGACCGCTCTACTCGACGATTTCGAGCAGGCCAAAATGGTCGGCCTTCATAAGCTCCGTTACCAACGGTTTTCCGCTGGCGTTCGCAACTTTCTATCCTTCGCAGAAGGAGGTTGAGGAGTACTTGGAGAGAGAGCACCTCGATTTCCTCAACAACATTGTGGTGTCCTTTAGACCCGATCCCACTGGGGTAATGAAGCTCCACGTTCTCCGCGGAAAATCCCTGAGCAAGGACTTCAGAACCGCTGTAAAGCTCCACTACATGTTAAGGGTCTTTGGAACGGAGTTCAAAGGTTACCCGAAGAAAGAGGTTACCCTCGACGAGCTCGTGAGGATAACGAACAGGCTCTTCTCCAGGATGCCCAGGATTGGCATAGTCGTTGGAGACCAGCTGAGGGAACTCTGCAGGCTCATCAAAGGAGGCTATGAATACGTTAATGGCACGAGCCGGTTCAGGCCGGGGGTTCTCGACAGACTTTCGGGGAAGCATGTTGATAAGCCATTGCTTCCCCTCAAGAGGGGCAAGAAAATAGCCCTTGGGAAACTGAGGAGTGCCATGCGATTAACTTCCCCGTCGGTGGGTTCAGTGAACCCCACCCCTGACATCAGGAACTTCATAGCCCACTCCGGCTTTGAGTACAACCTGGTCTTCGTGAGGTACGATGGAACGGACATCTACTGGTCATACGGAAAAATGGGGTGTGGCAAGCTCGTGAAGGCCGATGAAAACTGCGAGAGCAGGTGCGCGAGAATTGACGAAACCCTCTCCACGTGCTCCTGC encodes:
- the cas1 gene encoding CRISPR-associated endonuclease Cas1, whose product is MKRASAMKYPLFITQHGELRRESNALIFSGELVKRPIPLAQINEIHCLARVSLTSGAIDLLSEKGIPVHFYTTRGDYKGPFINDASPRGKLHLSQAEHYLNPEKRLYLAKEIVEGIQNTMAFVLSRWGVNPVKLNSVTVDGESVEEIMGKEAELWSHFYRYFGEAIEVDDFRRTRRPPEDEVNALISYANAVTYGLAFSSSVKAGLDPSIGFLHAVNDRRHSLPLDLADIFKPLYVFSTVKAMLKTNGLKSSDFSKKGKAVYLSREGKRKLLSALTDTLRRTVYYKPWKRSMSYRFMMDYEARRLKRHLLGRGKYKAFRPWWR
- the cas2 gene encoding CRISPR-associated endonuclease Cas2, encoding MRYYIVVYDVNEKRVVKVHRVLRAYLQWRQRSVFEGYLSDDELAELIRKLDSIINESEDSVVFYSLPNDKIVRSFHIGAPPDRFENVL
- the cmr1 gene encoding type III-B CRISPR module RAMP protein Cmr1 — translated: MYRAEFELETITPLFMRGADQSKAEFRPASVKGVMRWWFRALTHAVLLGNVGEKDALSIVKGLESKLFGSTGQRSRVLIRTSFKKKGEVDVRELGARYLSFGLSGGGLVGTARIELLSHKREYLEMAKVVAEVAFAFGGLGARTTRGMGSVQPLGEGVTPLYLKNVYQSAVEVVGDYFGYNLNRASKAELPEFPALHPRFFRVKLGSEKYTVPYGSGSALSAIEREFHRFRHSGPEHERMIKGRWISYRITAQYDAVKKAYNGDSNVELPYSAFGLPHQYNFFSSNVRGLMIEGEVHGRRASPVRFKVVRDSNGKYRVMIIYLKYRFLPADERLKVRIRRNTLAKGIPQPDYSAVERFVGNFSGLEVFQ
- the cas10 gene encoding type III-B CRISPR-associated protein Cas10/Cmr2 is translated as MNPWNSYARALREVAPSKLLGSLIGRNDLPEEWRHLSSYPALENPELDKFVLKHPISADGKPLENLSVFWFNASDEQRGRFLEAISRAEERIATEIENSSSVEKFAKLWNGLPAKLKEEYRKVLEEGRFKNADAIAEELVHFPAEPALPDHDWLSRLDVYALVRTGKVKLLRFKLSPVQGFIANARTERDLWAGSHMLSLLTYLAISEIWRSFGPNALVIPHLRGQPFFEHELDLKSLEEELHVANMPNKILAMVPESANIEALRHRIESRLRDFMETIFRSAWEFYDMDLEFKMESVYLDTIRGHFSVTVETVPLVKLNEVIEEPLRAYLEKLPDEFEGDVHHYPELFAVLDQKTDFSSLNHEKPEQPMGFRCTLCGEHLAIGGRANYKAVSKAWEELRKRLTIRKVYDIKDKERLCPVCLAKRFYPRFYSLWVDDFSWVSRDFGAIAKKTKQSGNLRLKRFRSVSEVAMRRPTEKAWRLFERGELEVNGRPVTWYDVFLYIALDFVQEWRGTFSKPTFSGTIAGEFESTLKNLEKEFEPLFRNLSPNSEALYVENIRDTEALAKVYGVGIQELPENVSLDSIAAIISRISELIGEPPKYYAVLKMDGDNMGKVLSGSKAVKDVGEYFVSESKVGALRPVTPVIHTAITRSLSRFAVGLVPNVAETHDAELLYAGGDDVLALVPIDRAFSLSYDVRGEFSENWIGHEPLQGDTRSMSGGLLISYYKEPLYAIIPDVNKLEHLAKESGRNALAIGYRKHSGAFYKVVVNWETFENARYVYLLDALRNGKLSRKLAYELNTETWPNEPWAVLNLLKYEFSRHSNYGRDEREEFTKILASFLWLVKNVRVVLTREELGATTEKSPEEVNKEIAKVVASDPEREFISPFNSVVSVARALVENRMPEAIAEKQWFDVLSEKVGSRVAGMVVKKQVAGAAVLLKVLLETGVRK
- the cmr3 gene encoding type III-B CRISPR module-associated protein Cmr3 translates to MIEIIPNDVLFFRESRDFTAGQNHVGRTIEPLPHTVAGALMGALFVRDHLEILNLEISDGRIVKVSENGGNWHPGFSIEGVFFHDGTGPLFRIPMDIVETEGGIAELRPYNPIEGERAVFARGNDGSRTLRFSPLNGFTSWDFIRGYLEGRPNFDGIHAEIPYVKEERVGIALDRSRTTVRGLLYRAEFLRLLEVERRFRIAVYLSQGDEEKLMEALGKEGKLKLGGESRFAGFRFTDGKLPAAMGRSVNAGDIIRVYLATPAVGKVEELKEGITSRLGGKVRFLRLFTGRRILVTGWDMVERMPKPLKYALPAGTVLWFEAKEPLNISGKLRIGEMTWAGYGLVFMGVLG
- the csx1 gene encoding CRISPR-associated CARF protein Csx1; the protein is MKRVLVATWGNPFQWEAIEYSADCKSLGLSDCQNVKEENVSTLPVLLKALKPQKTIILVLDTLANLTLRNDVPARKMESYDNVKADVEERVRWFIENRVNPYMSEEDRALLDDVEIVVLPGVGEFSNVSVEGDVLDFYSSVLKVLAERLPVEDTEVILDLTHGINFMPVLTYRALNALLGILAYLRTARLYVVNSEPFPQGEREWKEKIKPLSVLNMKLVEYLELRPRPLYSTISSRPKWSAFISSVTNGFPLAFATFYPSQKEVEEYLEREHLDFLNNIVVSFRPDPTGVMKLHVLRGKSLSKDFRTAVKLHYMLRVFGTEFKGYPKKEVTLDELVRITNRLFSRMPRIGIVVGDQLRELCRLIKGGYEYVNGTSRFRPGVLDRLSGKHVDKPLLPLKRGKKIALGKLRSAMRLTSPSVGSVNPTPDIRNFIAHSGFEYNLVFVRYDGTDIYWSYGKMGCGKLVKADENCESRCARIDETLSTCSCSDDVVVCFLIGALKMKNSKGVVC